In Arachis hypogaea cultivar Tifrunner chromosome 2, arahy.Tifrunner.gnm2.J5K5, whole genome shotgun sequence, a genomic segment contains:
- the LOC112734096 gene encoding protein TILLER ANGLE CONTROL 1, translated as MKIFNWVHKRFNHKPPKDGFASDMKKNEVTISNDDNKVVGDNEVALLKQVALTNMLGGWKDGILTIGTLGYDHKEYFGLQVQDKKLLGGDEGLNKNKNINNNNVFDDYAENDDEEVNPLMLNTFEHHNNNFNDEEEEEEEVLVGGGANQIIIDANYNVITKEEVLMNNEIVLADESNDDDDGESDDVDDDQKKKIVRGERITLADLFLADSEVKKKMMGPTKILVESNDDEKSNLKVKHGKSFAKKLLPNAKDNPQPMKDIKKLMKKMLKRKIHPDFDAKNQKPEKKESIDGNHTKKKEGRKASLYCIPI; from the exons ATGAAG ATCTTCAATTGGGTGCACAAGCGGTTCAATCATAAACCTCCAAAGG atgGGTTTGCTTCAGACATGAAAAAGAATGAAGTTACAATAAGCAATGATGATAATAAGGTTGTTGGGGATAATGAAGTAGCTTTGTTGAAACAAGTTGCACTTACTAACATGCTTGGTGGTTGGAAAGATGGGATTCTAACCATTGGAACACTTGGTTATGATCACAAAGAATACTTTGGTTTGCAAGttcaagataaaaaattattaggtGGTGATGAAgggttaaataaaaataaaaatattaataataataatgtttttgATGATTATGCtgaaaatgatgatgaggaagTGAATCCATTGATGCTCAACACATTTGAACATCACAACAATAACTTTaacgatgaagaagaagaagaagaagaagttcttgtTGGTGGTGGTGCAAaccaaattatcattgatgctaATTACAATGTTATCACCAAAGAAGAAGTGTTGATGAACAATGAAATTGTTCTTGCTGATGAatccaatgatgatgatgatggagagagtgatgatgttgatgatgatcAAAAGAAGAAGATTGTGAGAGGGGAAAGGATCACACTAGCTGATCTATTCTTGGCTGATTCTGAAGTTAAGAAGAAAATGATGGGCCCCACAAAAATCTTGGTTGAGTCAAATGATGATGAAAAATCAAACCTTAAAGTAAAGCATGGAAAGTCTTTTGCAAAGAAGCTTCTTCCCAATGCCAAGGATAATCCTCAACCAATGAAAGATATCAAGAAA CTCATGAAGAAAATGTTAAAGAGGAAAATCCACCCGGATTTCGATGCCAAGAATCAAAAACCAGAAAAGAAGGAATCCATTGATGGTAATCACACCAAGAAGAAGGAAGGCCGCAAGGCTTCACTATATTGTATTCCAATTTAA
- the LOC112734104 gene encoding cytochrome B5, with amino-acid sequence MSSKIFTFEDVAKHNHKNDCWLIINGKAYDVTPFLDDHPGGDEVLLTSTAKDATIDFEDVGHSDSAVEMMQKYLVGEVDTNTLPEKAKHNPPPPTLAPSSSNQSSAGFVLQFLQYVLPLLILGFAFALQYYGKKTKPEEN; translated from the exons ATGAGTTCAAAGATTTTTACTTTTGAAGATGTGGCTAAGCACAATCACAAGAATGATTGCTGGCTTATAATCAATGGAAAG GCATATGATGTTACCCCATTTTTGGATGACCATCCAGGAGGCGACGAAGTTTTGCTAACATCAACAG CAAAGGATGCTACCATTGATTTTGAGGATGTTGGCCATAGTGACTCTGCTGTAGAAATGATGCAAAAATACTTGGTTGGCGAGGTAGATACCAACACACTTCCGGAAAAAGCTAAACAcaatccaccaccaccaacactagCACCTTCCTCTAGCAACCAGTCCTCGGCCGGATTCGTCCTTCAATTCTTGCAATACGTGCTGCCATTGCTGATATTGGGATTTGCATTTGCTCTGCAGTACTATGGCAAGAAAACCAAGCCAGAAGAAAACTGA
- the LOC112734116 gene encoding cytochrome P450 78A3, translating into MTSHIENLWVLALASKCTQENIAWSLLIMAILIWLTMSFYYWSHPGGPAWGKYYSYFYYYHRYCSTWTSKKTSLPTQPHQEQQRCFSSNEDKNMIPGPKGYPIIGSMALLSSQLAHHRILAAAKACNATRLMAFSLGDTRAIVTCHPYVAREILNGTVFADRPIKESAYSLMFNRAIGFAAHGTYWRTLRRIAATHLFSPKQIKASETQRAEIATNMAAILGGACGGAAVTVREVLKTASLSHMMRLVFGYKKNLGMEGELRGLVEEGYDLLGTLNWGDHLPFLRDFDFQRIRFRCTELVPKVNRFVGSIIDEHRTDKNRNSANKDFVDVLLSLQGPDKLSESDMIAVLWEMIFRGTDTVSVLIEWILARMVLHPDVQRKVQDELDTVIGSRGTITEDDVAALVYLPAVVKEVLRLHPPGPLLSWARLAITDTIVDGYHVPKGTTAMVNMWAIARDPSVWKDPLEFKPERFVENEGGVEFSVFGSDLRLAPFGSGRRVCPGKTLGLATVMFWVASLLHKFEWLPLDGMDGVDLSEVLRLSCEMAKPLTVKVCPRLIKANYEN; encoded by the exons ATGACAAGCCACATTGAGAACCTTTGGGTGTTGGCCTTGGCCTCAAAATGCACACAAGAGAACATTGCATGGTCACTTTTGATCATGGCCATACTCATATGGCTAACCATGTCCTTCTATTACTGGTCTCACCCTGGTGGTCCTGCTTGGGGAAAGTACTATTCCTACTTCTACTACTACCACCGTTACTGCTCTACTTGGACATCAAAAAAGACATCATTACCGACACAACCTCACCAAGAACAACAACGTTGCTTTTCATCAAACGAGGATAAAAATATGATTCCTGGCCCCAAAGGATACCCTATTATTGGGAGTATGGCCCTTCTGTCTTCTCAACTAGCACACCATCGCATCCTCGCCGCTGCAAAGGCATGCAACGCCACGAGGCTGATGGCGTTCAGTTTGGGAGACACAAGGGCTATAGTCACGTGCCATCCTTATGTGGCACGTGAGATTCTTAATGGGACGGTGTTTGCTGATCGTCCCATTAAAGAATCAGCTTATAGCCTCATGTTCAACAGGGCCATCGGGTTTGCGGCCCACGGCACTTATTGGCGCACCCTCCGCCGCATCGCCGCCACACACCTTTTTTCACCTAAACAAATTAAGGCCTCGGAGACTCAGAGAGCCGAAATCGCCACAAATATGGCCGCCATACTCGGCGGTGCTTGCGGTGGCGCCGCCGTCACGGTTCGTGAAGTGCTCAAAACGGCGTCGTTGAGCCACATGATGAGGTTGGTTTTTGGGTATAAGAAAAACTTGGGAATGGAAGGTGAGCTCAGAGGATTAGTGGAAGAAGGATATGATCTGTTGGGTACCCTTAACTGGGGGGATCACTTGCCCTTCCTGAGGGACTTTGATTTTCAGAGAATCCGGTTCAGGTGTACGGAACTGGTTCCGAAGGTGAACCGGTTCGTTGGTTCGATCATCGATGAACACCGAACCGACAAGAACAGGAACAGCGCCAACAAGGATTTTGTTGATGTCTTGCTCTCTCTCCAAGGACCCGATAAGTTGTCTGAATCCGACATGATTGCTGTTCTTTGG gaAATGATTTTTAGGGGAACCGACACCGTCTCGGTTTTGATAGAGTGGATACTAGCAAGGATGGTCCTTCATCCAGACGTGCAACGCAAGGTTCAGGATGAGCTGGATACGGTGATTGGCTCACGTGGCACTATAACAGAGGATGACGTGGCGGCATTGGTGTACCTCCCGGCAGTGGTAAAGGAAGTTCTAAGGCTTCACCCTCCGGGTCCACTTCTTTCCTGGGCCCGGTTGGCCATAACCGATACCATCGTTGATGGATATCATGTCCCCAAGGGGACTACGGCTATGGTCAACATGTGGGCGATAGCTCGTGACCCGTCTGTGTGGAAGGACCCGCTTGAATTTAAGCCCGAGAGATTCGTTGAGAATGAAGGAGGGGTTGAGTTTTCTGTTTTCGGGTCGGATCTTAGGCTTGCTCCTTTTGGGTCTGGTCGACGGGTTTGCCCCGGAAAAACCTTAGGTTTGGCTACTGTGATGTTTTGGGTGGCATCTCTCTTGCACAAGTTTGAATGGCTACCTTTAGATGGAATGGACGGTGTTGATCTCTCCGAGGTATTAAGGCTCTCTTGTGAAATGGCTAAGCCTCTCACGGTTAAGGTTTGCCCTAGGCTTATTAAGGCTAATtatgaaaattag